From a single Rhizobium lusitanum genomic region:
- a CDS encoding LysR family transcriptional regulator — MDRDLLAHLPVIVAVARRGGFAAAAAELGMSPSAVSHAVRLVEERLGQPLFARTTRSVALTDAGKSLVGTLTPALQDIHERMERIRSVKGRPSGLLRINAARISLPLAVTPIIAAMAERYPDVEVEIFSDERLTDIVSEGFDAGIRIGEMIAQDMVAVRLTPPFRSIIVASPGYIGSYGRPMNLTDLSQHNCIGYRLIRSGGLYQWDLVQDGRDVAVAVRGSAIVTESHSAVELALAGVGLAYVFEPLVKADIAAGRLIQVLDPYAVTEDGLFLYFPRRAELAPKLRAFIDTARSVGRES; from the coding sequence ATGGATCGCGATCTGCTTGCCCATCTCCCGGTTATCGTTGCCGTGGCCCGTCGCGGTGGCTTTGCCGCCGCTGCCGCCGAACTCGGCATGAGCCCGTCGGCGGTTAGCCATGCCGTGCGGTTGGTGGAGGAGCGGCTGGGCCAGCCGCTATTTGCCCGTACGACCCGCAGCGTGGCGCTGACGGATGCGGGCAAGAGTCTCGTCGGCACACTAACGCCGGCCTTGCAGGATATTCATGAGCGGATGGAGCGTATCCGCTCGGTCAAGGGCCGGCCGAGCGGCCTACTCCGGATTAATGCCGCGCGAATTAGCCTGCCGCTCGCCGTAACCCCGATCATTGCCGCGATGGCGGAGCGTTATCCCGATGTCGAGGTCGAGATATTCTCCGATGAGCGCCTGACCGATATCGTCTCCGAGGGTTTCGACGCCGGAATTCGCATCGGCGAGATGATCGCGCAAGACATGGTGGCGGTGCGGCTGACGCCGCCGTTCCGCTCCATCATCGTTGCCTCGCCCGGTTACATCGGCAGCTACGGTCGCCCGATGAATCTCACGGATCTTTCGCAGCACAATTGCATCGGCTACCGGCTCATTCGCTCCGGCGGACTCTATCAGTGGGACTTGGTACAGGATGGCCGTGATGTGGCCGTGGCGGTGCGGGGTTCGGCGATCGTCACGGAATCACACTCGGCCGTCGAGCTGGCGCTTGCCGGCGTTGGCCTTGCCTATGTGTTCGAGCCGCTGGTGAAGGCCGATATTGCCGCAGGCCGGCTCATTCAGGTGCTGGATCCTTACGCCGTCACCGAGGACGGCCTCTTCCTCTATTTCCCCCGACGCGCTGAACTGGCGCCGAAGCTCAGGGCCTTCATCGACACCGCCCGGAGCGTCGGCCGCGAATCTTAG
- a CDS encoding sulfite exporter TauE/SafE family protein, translated as MMDHSILLVVAIAATFFAAGIVKGVTGMGLPTVAMGVLGGLISPLAAASLLIAPSFVTNVWQLFAGPKFGPLLRRFWPMMVAIVAGTVAGSSLLTSGSTALTTAALGAALVIYAAYTLLARQLRVPAGLEPWLSPAIGLVTGAVTGGTGVFVIPAVPYLQALGLEKDDLVQALGLSFTISTIALAAGLTWRGAFQLDNLAMSGLAILPALAGMWTGQLIRNRVSPATFRLWFLICLLLLGAEMLARPFF; from the coding sequence ATGATGGATCATTCGATATTGCTTGTTGTCGCCATCGCCGCGACCTTCTTTGCCGCCGGCATCGTCAAGGGCGTCACCGGCATGGGGCTACCGACGGTCGCCATGGGCGTGCTCGGCGGGCTGATCTCGCCGCTCGCCGCCGCCAGCCTGCTGATCGCCCCGTCCTTCGTGACCAATGTCTGGCAGCTCTTCGCCGGCCCGAAATTCGGCCCGCTCCTGCGCAGGTTCTGGCCGATGATGGTGGCGATTGTCGCCGGTACTGTCGCGGGCTCGTCGCTGCTGACCAGCGGCAGCACCGCGCTGACGACGGCAGCGCTTGGTGCGGCGCTGGTGATCTATGCCGCCTATACGCTCCTCGCCCGCCAGCTTCGCGTGCCGGCGGGGCTGGAGCCGTGGCTGTCGCCGGCCATCGGTCTTGTCACCGGTGCCGTCACCGGCGGTACAGGCGTCTTCGTCATCCCGGCCGTGCCCTATCTGCAGGCACTTGGTCTGGAAAAGGACGATCTGGTGCAGGCGCTCGGCCTGTCCTTCACCATCTCCACCATTGCGCTTGCGGCCGGGCTTACCTGGCGCGGCGCTTTCCAGCTCGACAATCTCGCCATGTCGGGGCTGGCGATCCTGCCAGCGCTTGCTGGCATGTGGACCGGGCAACTTATTCGCAACCGCGTCAGCCCAGCCACCTTTCGGCTATGGTTCCTGATCTGCCTGCTCCTCCTCGGCGCCGAGATGTTGGCAAGGCCATTTTTCTAA
- a CDS encoding MFS transporter, which yields MRSDDDVVLDADFAKTEQRASSHGEPRQTPPLSRALMLLFAVASGLAVANAYFAHPMLDVMADDLGLSRAHAGLIVGATQLGYGLGLILLVPIGDLIDRRRLVIAQSLLSVAALVAIGFASSGNMLLLAMTVMGLMAVVTQAFVAYAASLAPPAERGHIVGVVTSGIVLGILLARTIAGTLTDLSGWRTVYLASAAATLVIVALLWKALPRQEARPTTMSYPRLIGSLFGLLVTEPPLLIRGIICMLIFANITTLLTPLVLPLSAPPFSLSHTAIGLFGLAGVAGALGATRAGRWTDRGLGQRTTGISLALMLLAWGPISLLPHSILWLVIGVVVIDFGLQAVHVTNQAMIYRVRPDAQSRLTAGYMVFYSIGSAFGSSMSTLAYAHAGWPGVCLLGAGISAFALAFWGLTLRVIPANATRALS from the coding sequence ATGCGATCCGATGATGATGTGGTGCTGGACGCCGATTTTGCCAAGACGGAGCAGAGGGCGTCCAGTCACGGCGAGCCGCGCCAAACACCGCCTCTGTCGCGCGCGCTGATGCTGCTTTTCGCGGTGGCGAGCGGGCTGGCCGTCGCCAATGCCTATTTCGCGCATCCGATGCTCGATGTGATGGCCGACGATCTCGGCCTGTCGCGCGCTCATGCGGGACTGATCGTCGGGGCAACCCAGCTCGGTTATGGATTGGGGCTGATCCTCCTGGTTCCGATCGGCGACCTTATCGACCGGCGTCGGCTGGTGATCGCGCAATCGCTGCTTTCCGTCGCGGCACTGGTCGCCATCGGCTTCGCGTCCAGCGGAAACATGCTGCTCTTGGCGATGACGGTGATGGGGCTGATGGCGGTGGTGACGCAAGCCTTTGTCGCCTATGCCGCAAGCCTTGCGCCACCGGCCGAGCGCGGCCATATCGTCGGGGTCGTCACCAGCGGGATCGTGCTCGGCATTCTGCTTGCCCGCACCATTGCCGGCACGCTCACCGATCTCTCTGGCTGGCGGACGGTCTATCTCGCTTCGGCGGCTGCGACGCTCGTCATCGTCGCACTGCTCTGGAAAGCCCTGCCCCGGCAGGAAGCACGCCCGACAACAATGTCCTATCCACGCCTGATCGGCTCGCTCTTCGGGCTTCTCGTCACCGAGCCGCCCCTGCTGATCCGCGGCATCATCTGCATGTTGATCTTTGCCAACATCACGACGCTGCTGACACCGCTCGTCCTGCCGCTGAGCGCGCCGCCCTTCTCGCTGTCGCACACGGCAATCGGCCTGTTCGGGCTTGCCGGCGTGGCCGGAGCGCTCGGCGCGACCAGAGCCGGTCGGTGGACGGATCGGGGATTGGGTCAGCGCACCACGGGTATCTCTCTCGCACTGATGCTGCTGGCCTGGGGGCCGATCTCCCTGCTGCCGCATTCGATCCTCTGGCTGGTCATTGGCGTTGTCGTCATCGATTTCGGCCTGCAGGCCGTGCATGTCACCAACCAGGCGATGATCTACCGCGTGCGGCCCGACGCGCAGAGCCGGCTGACGGCGGGCTATATGGTCTTCTATTCCATCGGCAGCGCGTTCGGCTCCTCCATGTCGACGCTTGCCTATGCTCATGCCGGCTGGCCCGGAGTCTGCCTGCTCGGCGCCGGCATCAGCGCCTTCGCCCTCGCCTTCTGGGGGCTGACGCTACGCGTCATACCGGCAAACGCCACCCGGGCTCTTTCCTGA
- a CDS encoding aldo/keto reductase, translated as MGMTYYTLGNSGLKVPQLALGAMTFGTEWGWGADKDTARAMFDAYVEAGGNFFDTADAYTGGTSEAWLGEFITERGLRDEAVIATKFSMNIAGNNPNTAGNGRKNILRAVEGSLKRLNTDHIDLYLLHCWDRLTPPEEVMRTLDDLVRSGKVRHVGLSDVPAWYASRAQAVAEHRGYEPVSALQMEYSLAERNIEQEFIPFGTRYGAGIMVWSPLASGFLSGKYRSDSKEQVSGRLETVRGTSNPGFQKFTERNWAIVAELEKVSAALGRSMAQVAVNWVMTQPGVASVILGATRLDQLKDNLAAVEFEIPPELRRRLDEVSAVSPTFPYSFFGSEIQGGLTGGKTVGNKAEGYFPDLTLSGSFAGVS; from the coding sequence ATGGGCATGACCTATTACACACTCGGCAATAGCGGCCTGAAGGTGCCGCAGCTTGCGCTTGGCGCCATGACCTTCGGCACGGAATGGGGCTGGGGCGCAGACAAGGACACCGCGCGCGCCATGTTCGACGCCTATGTCGAGGCCGGCGGTAATTTCTTCGACACGGCCGACGCCTATACGGGCGGGACATCGGAAGCGTGGCTGGGCGAATTCATCACTGAGCGCGGCCTGCGTGACGAGGCCGTGATCGCGACCAAGTTCAGCATGAATATCGCCGGCAACAATCCGAACACCGCCGGCAATGGTCGCAAGAACATCCTGCGCGCGGTCGAGGGCTCGCTGAAGCGGCTGAACACCGACCATATCGACCTCTATTTGCTGCATTGCTGGGATCGGCTGACGCCGCCCGAAGAGGTCATGCGTACACTCGACGATCTCGTCCGCTCCGGAAAAGTGCGCCATGTCGGCCTTTCGGACGTACCGGCCTGGTATGCCAGCCGTGCGCAGGCCGTGGCCGAACACCGGGGTTACGAGCCGGTTTCGGCGCTGCAGATGGAATACTCCCTGGCGGAGCGCAATATCGAGCAGGAATTCATCCCCTTTGGCACCCGCTACGGCGCGGGGATCATGGTCTGGAGCCCGCTGGCAAGCGGTTTCTTGAGCGGAAAATACCGGTCCGATTCGAAGGAGCAGGTCAGTGGGCGGCTTGAGACGGTACGCGGCACGAGCAATCCCGGCTTCCAGAAATTCACCGAGCGGAACTGGGCAATCGTCGCCGAGCTTGAAAAAGTATCGGCCGCGCTTGGCCGCAGCATGGCGCAGGTGGCCGTAAACTGGGTGATGACGCAGCCGGGCGTGGCCTCGGTCATCCTCGGCGCCACCAGGCTGGACCAGCTCAAGGACAATCTCGCAGCCGTGGAATTCGAGATCCCGCCCGAACTGCGCCGCCGCCTGGACGAGGTCAGCGCCGTATCGCCGACATTCCCCTATTCATTCTTCGGTTCGGAAATCCAGGGAGGCCTCACCGGTGGGAAGACTGTCGGAAACAAGGCGGAGGGCTATTTTCCCGACCTGACACTGTCGGGAAGCTTTGCGGGCGTAAGCTGA
- a CDS encoding winged helix-turn-helix transcriptional regulator: MVARKSLSGNYCPSARSLDVIGDWWSLLIVRDAFDGLTRFGEFQKSLGIAKNILAQRLRTLVERGILMSVPAANGGAHQEYHLTDMGRDLFPVMVALRQWGERYLFEPGEPHSTLVERDTGRPIRLDVRTDDGNAITADRALILKVPVTDED; encoded by the coding sequence ATGGTCGCCCGGAAGAGTCTTAGCGGAAATTACTGCCCGAGCGCGCGATCACTGGATGTGATCGGCGACTGGTGGTCGCTGCTCATCGTCCGCGACGCCTTTGACGGGCTGACGCGCTTCGGCGAATTCCAGAAGAGCCTCGGCATCGCCAAGAACATTCTGGCCCAGCGGCTACGCACGCTGGTCGAGCGTGGCATTCTCATGTCGGTTCCAGCGGCCAATGGCGGCGCGCATCAGGAATATCACCTGACCGACATGGGCCGCGATCTCTTCCCGGTCATGGTGGCGCTGCGGCAATGGGGGGAGCGCTATCTGTTCGAACCGGGCGAGCCGCATTCAACGCTCGTCGAACGCGACACCGGCCGGCCCATCCGCCTTGATGTCCGAACGGATGACGGCAACGCGATTACCGCCGACAGGGCACTCATTCTCAAGGTGCCCGTCACGGACGAGGACTGA